A stretch of Vibrio aphrogenes DNA encodes these proteins:
- a CDS encoding NADPH-dependent 2,4-dienoyl-CoA reductase, translating to MYPHLLAPLDLGFTQLRNRVLMGSMHTGLEEERGELKKLAAFYEERARGGVGLIVTGGFSPNLRGRLTPFSAQLSTSSHAKKHRVVTQAVHKHGGKIALQILHAGRYAFHPFAQSASATRAPIAKFTPSKMSERQILNTVKDFANTAKLAQSAGYDGVEIMGSEGYLINQFICQRTNQRSDKWGGSYQNRIRFALNIVKSIRQQVGTEFIIIFRLSMLDLVEQGSTFDEVVELAKSLEQVGVTLINTGIGWHEARVPTIATQVPRAAFSWVTEKVKPHLSIPVITCNRINTPEVAEDILAKGHADMVSMARPFLADPEFVNKAAQQQSKLINTCIGCNQACLDNVFKGKQASCLVNPRACSETEMIIQPTDRQKKVAVVGAGPAGLACATIAAERGHMVDLFEKSDRIGGQFRLAMQIPGKEEFRETIRYFANRIEQTGVNLKLETEATFDVLAQYDEVVMATGVKPRQLKLEGLQGNDKVIDYQTLIREKSALGQSVAIIGAGGIGVDVASMITEPEAHDINDWLEEWGIDQNLQQAGGLMPMPDMSSDKQVWLMQRRKGSVGKGPGKTTGWIHRATLKKRGVHLIGGVSYQRVSEQGLHIKLNDQERLLEVDNIIICAGQESVRPFEERWDSIKDKLHIIGGADVAGELDAVRAIRQGTQVAMSI from the coding sequence ATGTACCCACATTTATTAGCGCCACTCGACTTAGGTTTCACCCAATTACGCAACCGTGTTTTGATGGGTTCCATGCACACTGGCTTGGAAGAAGAACGTGGTGAGCTCAAAAAATTAGCCGCCTTTTATGAAGAAAGAGCAAGAGGTGGGGTTGGGCTCATTGTTACTGGTGGCTTTTCGCCTAATTTACGTGGACGTCTCACGCCTTTTAGCGCCCAATTAAGTACCTCATCTCATGCTAAAAAGCACCGAGTAGTCACGCAAGCGGTACATAAACATGGCGGTAAAATCGCGCTACAAATCTTACATGCGGGTCGTTATGCTTTTCATCCGTTTGCCCAAAGCGCCAGTGCGACGCGTGCGCCTATTGCTAAATTTACCCCGAGTAAAATGAGTGAGCGGCAAATACTCAATACAGTGAAAGATTTTGCAAATACCGCCAAGTTAGCCCAATCGGCAGGTTACGATGGGGTAGAAATCATGGGCTCTGAAGGGTATTTGATTAATCAGTTTATTTGTCAACGCACCAATCAGCGCAGTGATAAATGGGGGGGCAGCTATCAAAATCGCATCCGCTTTGCGTTGAATATCGTGAAGTCTATCCGGCAACAAGTCGGCACCGAGTTTATTATCATTTTCCGTCTCTCCATGCTGGATTTAGTCGAGCAAGGCAGCACTTTTGATGAAGTTGTTGAGTTAGCAAAATCACTTGAGCAAGTCGGCGTCACGTTAATTAATACCGGTATTGGTTGGCACGAGGCGAGGGTTCCCACCATTGCAACACAAGTTCCTCGTGCCGCTTTTAGTTGGGTTACCGAAAAAGTGAAGCCTCATTTATCTATTCCGGTGATTACTTGTAACCGTATTAATACTCCCGAAGTTGCAGAAGATATTCTCGCAAAAGGGCATGCCGATATGGTGTCAATGGCGCGTCCTTTTCTTGCCGACCCTGAGTTTGTCAATAAAGCGGCGCAGCAACAATCGAAACTGATTAATACCTGCATTGGTTGTAACCAGGCGTGTTTAGACAATGTTTTTAAAGGTAAGCAAGCCAGTTGTTTGGTAAACCCAAGAGCGTGCAGTGAAACCGAAATGATCATTCAACCTACAGATAGGCAGAAAAAAGTGGCGGTGGTTGGCGCAGGTCCTGCGGGGTTAGCATGCGCTACCATTGCGGCTGAACGTGGTCACATGGTTGATTTGTTTGAAAAGAGCGATCGAATTGGTGGGCAATTCCGTTTGGCTATGCAAATACCCGGCAAAGAGGAATTTCGCGAAACTATTCGTTATTTTGCTAATCGTATTGAACAAACAGGAGTGAATCTCAAGTTAGAAACTGAAGCCACTTTTGATGTGTTAGCGCAATACGATGAGGTGGTGATGGCAACGGGAGTGAAGCCAAGACAGTTGAAGCTGGAAGGTCTACAAGGTAATGACAAGGTGATTGATTATCAAACCTTGATCCGTGAAAAAAGCGCATTAGGTCAGAGTGTTGCCATTATTGGTGCTGGCGGTATTGGGGTAGATGTCGCCAGTATGATCACCGAGCCGGAGGCGCACGATATTAATGATTGGTTAGAAGAGTGGGGAATTGACCAAAATTTACAACAAGCGGGTGGATTAATGCCAATGCCAGATATGTCCAGTGATAAACAAGTTTGGCTAATGCAACGGCGTAAGGGCTCGGTGGGAAAAGGGCCGGGTAAAACCACAGGATGGATACATCGCGCGACATTAAAAAAACGAGGCGTACATTTAATCGGCGGCGTCAGTTATCAACGAGTCAGTGAACAAGGTTTACACATTAAACTGAATGACCAAGAAAGGTTATTAGAAGTCGATAACATCATCATTTGTGCTGGGCAAGAGTCAGTACGGCCTTTTGAAGAACGCTGGGACAGCATCAAAGATAAATTGCATATTATTGGCGGTGCTGATGTGGCGGGTGAATTGGATGCGGTACGTGCCATTCGTCAAGGAACCCAAGTTGCGATGTCTATTTAG
- the yejK gene encoding nucleoid-associated protein YejK, with the protein MSLNISNVILHKLTKNDQNELVVSLRDSALPNDGVTEQLVAELHRTFSAKAGKGFGIYKEDSEFQAWMKQLRQGELKFYDFSQQSAERLKSELAKYPFADEGVLVLAEYQSLATDYLFIALLPSNQSLKVNDDLDISGTDYLDINKMDIAVRIDLSRYETDPDSNRYLSYIKGRVGRKVADFFLDFLQAEVGLDTKKQNQVLMQAVDDYCADAQLNKEETVACRKQVHDFCNEQLKAGDEVTIKELSGELAGAGHHDNFQDFTQKQGYELEDSFPVDRSTIRKLAKYVGAGGGLSINFDSMLLGERVFYDPETDTLTIKGIPPNLKDQLTRHS; encoded by the coding sequence ATGAGCTTAAATATTTCCAACGTCATACTGCATAAATTGACAAAAAATGACCAAAATGAGCTAGTTGTTAGCTTACGCGATTCAGCTTTACCCAATGATGGTGTGACTGAGCAATTAGTTGCTGAGCTGCATCGAACCTTTAGTGCGAAAGCGGGTAAAGGGTTTGGTATCTACAAAGAAGACAGTGAATTCCAAGCGTGGATGAAGCAGTTACGCCAAGGTGAATTAAAGTTTTATGACTTTTCTCAGCAATCGGCTGAGCGTTTGAAGTCAGAATTAGCCAAATACCCTTTTGCCGATGAAGGCGTATTAGTGCTCGCCGAATACCAATCATTAGCGACAGATTACCTATTTATTGCATTGTTGCCTTCTAATCAAAGTTTAAAAGTAAACGATGATCTTGATATTAGCGGTACAGATTACCTTGATATCAATAAAATGGATATTGCCGTGCGTATCGATTTATCTCGCTATGAAACGGACCCAGATTCTAATCGTTATTTAAGCTACATCAAAGGTCGTGTGGGGCGTAAAGTGGCTGATTTTTTCTTGGACTTTTTGCAAGCTGAAGTGGGCTTAGACACCAAAAAGCAAAACCAAGTTTTGATGCAAGCGGTAGACGATTACTGTGCCGATGCGCAACTCAATAAAGAAGAAACAGTAGCCTGCCGTAAACAAGTGCATGATTTTTGTAATGAACAGCTTAAAGCGGGCGATGAAGTCACAATTAAAGAATTATCAGGTGAGCTAGCAGGCGCTGGGCATCATGATAATTTTCAAGATTTCACTCAAAAGCAAGGCTATGAATTAGAAGACAGCTTTCCGGTTGATCGTTCGACGATTCGTAAGTTAGCAAAATATGTGGGTGCGGGTGGTGGTTTATCCATCAACTTTGACAGTATGCTACTGGGCGAGCGTGTGTTTTATGATCCAGAAACGGATACATTAACCATTAAAGGTATTCCGCCGAATTTAAAAGATCAACTGACTCGCCATTCTTAA
- a CDS encoding NAD(P)H nitroreductase has translation MQALDLLLERRSLANLVAPAPEGKVLENIIKAGLRAPDHGSLTPWRFVIAQGEGLKKLADILVDAAQANQSDEAVIEKLKKAPFRAPMVITVIAKVTSHEKVPALEQYLSAGCAAQAMQMAAVAQGFQGFWRSGEWMFHQEVHQAFGLAEQDQIVGFLYLGTPGCSPMKVPERKISDYVSFL, from the coding sequence ATGCAAGCATTGGATTTGTTATTAGAACGCCGCTCTCTTGCCAATTTAGTCGCACCGGCACCAGAAGGTAAGGTATTAGAGAATATTATTAAAGCTGGCTTGCGAGCGCCTGATCATGGCAGTTTGACTCCGTGGCGTTTCGTGATTGCTCAAGGTGAAGGGTTAAAGAAACTGGCTGATATATTGGTTGATGCTGCACAAGCTAACCAAAGTGATGAAGCCGTAATTGAGAAATTAAAAAAAGCACCGTTTCGTGCGCCGATGGTGATCACTGTGATCGCCAAAGTCACCTCCCATGAAAAAGTCCCAGCGCTAGAGCAATATTTATCTGCAGGATGCGCCGCTCAAGCAATGCAAATGGCTGCGGTTGCTCAAGGATTTCAGGGCTTTTGGCGCTCCGGTGAATGGATGTTCCACCAAGAAGTTCACCAAGCTTTTGGTCTTGCCGAACAAGATCAAATCGTTGGCTTTTTATACCTTGGTACGCCAGGGTGTTCGCCAATGAAAGTACCAGAAAGAAAAATCAGTGATTATGTGTCTTTTCTTTAG
- a CDS encoding alpha/beta hydrolase — protein MKSLTLFHFRTIHRPWLKIALLVLSCLSLNSYAALDSNPTETASGVLVAQEPLASSLGLSEAALQYQIHYTSVSGVDGQTKREDTAAVFIPKSAAPKEGWPVVIWAHGTIGVASQCAPSLNPRTPRDVQYLNTWLSLGFAVVAPDYPGLGSSGLHHYLNARAEAWSVLDGARAALSQFPLNNKMIIVGQSQGAHAAFSAAGYQPEYAPELNIVATVLTGTPYFKPGMSAAQVFNSTHKIEGGDPKLPYAMYIYLSAADQDKTLKPEDYFQPLAAQNIQYARQLCIGDLTALVMEKGLNASNSLLPNIETLLESELEKMAYPTLKINHPVFIGIGLNDVNVPTVMQQIFAKTASNSGTQTLIRTYPQMSHSETVNVSLRDSVPFVLHALQASNTPPEHATRTDSIAQP, from the coding sequence ATGAAATCATTGACCTTGTTTCATTTCAGAACCATCCACCGCCCGTGGCTAAAAATTGCTTTATTGGTGTTATCTTGTCTTTCTCTTAATTCTTATGCCGCTTTGGATTCTAATCCTACCGAGACCGCATCTGGGGTTTTGGTTGCTCAGGAGCCCTTAGCCTCTTCATTGGGATTAAGTGAAGCGGCACTACAATATCAGATCCATTACACCTCAGTCAGTGGTGTTGATGGTCAAACTAAAAGAGAAGATACCGCTGCGGTGTTTATCCCTAAAAGTGCCGCGCCTAAAGAAGGCTGGCCTGTTGTGATTTGGGCGCATGGCACGATTGGCGTTGCCTCACAATGTGCTCCTTCACTCAACCCACGCACTCCTCGTGATGTACAATATCTTAATACTTGGTTATCGCTGGGCTTTGCGGTGGTTGCCCCTGACTATCCAGGTTTAGGGTCTTCCGGTTTACATCATTATCTCAATGCTCGTGCTGAGGCTTGGAGTGTGTTAGATGGTGCCCGTGCAGCTCTTAGTCAATTTCCGCTGAATAATAAAATGATCATTGTCGGCCAATCTCAAGGCGCACATGCGGCCTTTTCTGCAGCGGGTTATCAGCCTGAATACGCACCGGAACTCAATATTGTCGCAACTGTATTAACGGGGACACCTTATTTCAAACCGGGAATGTCGGCTGCGCAAGTATTTAATAGTACTCATAAAATAGAAGGTGGCGATCCAAAGCTGCCTTATGCAATGTACATCTATCTTTCGGCAGCCGATCAAGATAAAACACTCAAACCTGAAGACTATTTCCAACCATTGGCGGCACAAAATATCCAATATGCTCGTCAATTATGCATTGGTGATTTAACGGCTTTAGTGATGGAAAAAGGACTGAATGCGAGTAATAGCTTACTCCCTAATATTGAGACCCTATTAGAATCAGAGCTTGAAAAAATGGCGTATCCCACTTTGAAAATCAATCATCCGGTTTTCATCGGCATTGGCCTCAATGATGTCAATGTACCAACAGTGATGCAGCAAATCTTTGCTAAAACGGCCTCTAATTCAGGTACGCAAACGCTAATTCGTACCTATCCTCAAATGAGTCATTCTGAAACAGTGAATGTGTCTTTGCGCGATTCCGTACCTTTTGTTTTACATGCTCTGCAGGCCAGTAATACACCACCAGAGCACGCCACAAGAACCGACTCAATAGCACAACCTTAA
- the pncA gene encoding bifunctional nicotinamidase/pyrazinamidase — MNTGNHTAQLSLSSKSALIIVDMQNSFVEGDDPNVHSLAVQGGRELIPAINALQAKFDLIVATQDWHPQNHGSFASQYPDKQPFDITTLSGVEQILWPDHCVQNTQGAEFVPHIDTTRIQHITQKGTDPLVDSYSGFKDNNSHAYTDLNDYLKSHSVSDIYVVGLAADFCVKFTAIDGAELGYTTYFVKDLTKAVNPSESNLKQLYGELTQHGVQVIHSEQIF, encoded by the coding sequence ATGAACACGGGGAATCATACCGCTCAACTGTCATTATCGAGCAAAAGTGCACTCATTATTGTGGATATGCAAAACAGCTTTGTTGAAGGCGATGATCCAAACGTACATAGTTTAGCAGTCCAAGGTGGCAGAGAATTAATTCCAGCGATCAATGCTTTACAAGCCAAGTTTGATTTAATTGTCGCAACGCAAGATTGGCATCCACAAAACCATGGAAGCTTTGCCAGTCAATACCCAGATAAACAGCCCTTTGATATCACTACTTTAAGCGGTGTCGAACAAATTCTGTGGCCAGATCATTGCGTGCAAAATACCCAGGGTGCTGAATTTGTCCCTCACATAGACACGACGCGCATTCAACATATTACCCAAAAGGGAACTGACCCTTTGGTAGACAGCTACAGTGGCTTTAAAGACAATAACAGCCATGCCTATACTGACTTGAATGATTATTTAAAATCGCACTCAGTAAGTGATATTTATGTGGTGGGTTTGGCGGCAGATTTTTGTGTAAAGTTTACCGCTATCGATGGCGCGGAGCTGGGGTATACCACCTATTTTGTCAAAGATCTCACCAAGGCGGTCAACCCTAGTGAAAGCAATCTTAAGCAGCTTTATGGCGAATTAACTCAACATGGAGTTCAGGTAATTCATTCCGAACAAATATTCTAA
- a CDS encoding DNA topoisomerase III: MRLFIAEKPSLGRAIAAALPKPHKNEQGYIRCANGDVVTWCIGHLLEQVEPDAYDPRYKKWNMADLPILPQQWQLRPRAAAKKQLSVIKQLLKQKPDLINAGDPDREGQLLVDEVIDYLKATKAQKQATQRLLVNDLNLPAVKRALTHMRSNQEFIPLSVSALARSRADWLYGMNMSRAYTLLGQQAGYQGVLSVGRVQTPVLGLVVRRDEEIENFVPRDYFTLHALIPYQQGNDAFDIRAKWKPSEAIKPWQDEEGRVLNRKLVENVARRIQGQPAIVKDSEQKQTKQSPPLPYSLSALQIDAARRFQMSAQDVLNVCQSLYEKHKLITYPRSDSRYLPKEHFAQAKSVTEAIANNEAHLQKAVAEADLSLKSKAWNDAKVDAHHAIIPTPKKMAANGLSGQEMKIYQLIARQYLMQFYPAAVYAESKLEFDIAGGCFIAKARVLVSLGWKTLSNSKTTNNSKTLNNKATVVDEDDLDPVPALAIGESLLCREGQIKDHKTEPPRHFTESTLLQAMTGIARFVADKNLKKILRETDGLGTEATRAGILDTLFKRQLLLRDGRFIKGSEAGRGLIHALPEESTYPDMTAHWEHQLQAMAEKKQSYSPFMSTLEQQISGLIEQVQSGGVPEALRHLPKVDGNKKWKRKKVRKK; encoded by the coding sequence GTGCGTTTATTTATTGCTGAAAAACCAAGTCTAGGGCGAGCCATCGCGGCTGCGCTGCCAAAACCCCATAAAAATGAACAAGGTTATATCCGCTGTGCTAATGGCGATGTGGTGACTTGGTGCATCGGACATTTACTCGAACAGGTAGAACCTGACGCTTATGACCCGCGCTATAAAAAATGGAATATGGCCGATTTGCCTATCTTGCCGCAGCAATGGCAACTTAGACCACGGGCTGCGGCTAAAAAACAGCTTTCCGTGATCAAGCAGTTATTGAAACAAAAGCCAGATTTAATCAATGCCGGAGACCCAGATCGGGAGGGCCAATTGCTGGTGGATGAAGTCATTGATTACCTCAAAGCGACCAAGGCGCAGAAGCAAGCGACACAACGTTTATTGGTCAATGATTTAAATTTACCGGCAGTCAAACGTGCGTTGACCCACATGCGGTCGAATCAAGAGTTTATTCCGCTTTCCGTCTCGGCTTTGGCGCGTTCGCGTGCCGATTGGTTGTATGGCATGAACATGTCTCGCGCTTATACTTTATTGGGTCAGCAAGCCGGTTATCAGGGAGTGTTGTCGGTAGGGCGAGTGCAAACACCGGTTTTGGGCTTAGTGGTTAGACGTGATGAAGAGATCGAAAACTTTGTCCCACGAGATTATTTTACGCTACATGCTTTGATTCCCTATCAACAGGGTAATGACGCTTTTGATATTCGCGCCAAATGGAAACCAAGTGAAGCGATTAAGCCTTGGCAAGATGAAGAAGGGCGCGTGCTTAACCGTAAGTTGGTGGAGAATGTTGCCCGCCGTATTCAAGGCCAGCCTGCTATTGTGAAAGACTCAGAACAAAAGCAAACCAAGCAATCTCCACCATTACCTTATTCCTTATCTGCGTTACAAATTGATGCTGCGCGTCGTTTCCAAATGAGTGCGCAAGATGTGCTGAATGTGTGTCAGTCCTTGTATGAAAAACATAAACTGATCACTTATCCGCGCTCCGATAGCCGTTATTTACCCAAAGAACATTTCGCTCAAGCCAAGAGTGTGACGGAAGCCATTGCTAATAATGAGGCTCACTTACAAAAAGCGGTGGCTGAGGCGGATTTATCGTTGAAATCCAAAGCGTGGAATGATGCTAAAGTCGATGCGCATCATGCGATCATTCCGACACCTAAAAAAATGGCCGCCAATGGATTATCTGGTCAGGAAATGAAAATTTATCAGCTGATTGCTCGCCAATATTTGATGCAGTTCTATCCTGCTGCGGTATATGCCGAATCGAAATTAGAATTTGATATTGCTGGGGGATGTTTTATTGCCAAAGCGCGAGTATTGGTCAGCTTAGGCTGGAAAACGTTAAGCAATAGTAAAACGACAAACAACAGTAAAACGCTAAACAACAAAGCGACCGTGGTTGATGAAGATGATTTGGATCCGGTTCCAGCATTGGCGATCGGAGAAAGTTTGCTGTGTCGAGAAGGACAAATCAAAGATCATAAAACCGAGCCACCACGCCACTTTACTGAATCCACCTTATTGCAGGCGATGACGGGGATAGCGCGCTTTGTTGCCGATAAAAACTTGAAAAAAATCTTAAGAGAGACAGACGGCTTAGGAACAGAAGCGACACGTGCCGGCATTTTAGATACGCTGTTTAAAAGACAATTGCTGCTCCGTGATGGCCGTTTTATAAAAGGCAGTGAGGCAGGTAGAGGGCTGATCCATGCGCTGCCAGAAGAATCGACGTATCCTGATATGACCGCTCATTGGGAGCACCAATTACAAGCGATGGCGGAAAAGAAACAAAGCTATAGCCCATTTATGAGTACTCTTGAGCAACAAATCTCCGGTTTGATCGAGCAGGTGCAAAGCGGTGGTGTCCCTGAGGCTCTACGTCATCTACCTAAAGTAGACGGCAACAAAAAGTGGAAACGTAAAAAAGTGAGAAAAAAATAG
- a CDS encoding glycosyl transferase family protein, with protein sequence MSIILECIRTVGRGERGRKPLTEAQAFAVMDAYLTSQETHNGEIGDDQMAMLLMLIRVQNETQQEIAGFVKAFQSRVPTIGADIDWPCYAGKRAGDEALSFPWHGLAAKILSLNGYKVLLHGYKEANNGRVHIEDHLEQLEIPLADTPEQAKQLLERHHIAYLPLQAFAPIAQTMMGWKARYGLRTPINTVVRALNPGAAKLGVRGSFHPGFQQLHAEVDQVIDRKSLSVISYKGQNGESEYNPKVSQTVWLSNQDGVTSYYWPEMLKEHRSFPDSFSAFAASQQGAHIASIVISSMAAILFAAHQNEDLAHEQACGFWEQYCRDHS encoded by the coding sequence ATGAGCATTATTTTAGAGTGTATTCGTACAGTTGGGCGGGGAGAAAGAGGAAGGAAGCCGCTAACTGAAGCGCAAGCATTTGCTGTGATGGATGCCTATTTGACGAGCCAAGAAACACACAATGGCGAAATTGGTGATGATCAAATGGCGATGTTACTAATGTTGATCCGAGTGCAAAATGAAACTCAGCAAGAAATAGCCGGTTTTGTGAAAGCTTTCCAATCTCGTGTGCCAACTATTGGGGCAGATATAGATTGGCCTTGTTATGCGGGTAAGCGAGCGGGTGATGAGGCTTTATCATTTCCTTGGCATGGATTGGCGGCAAAGATTTTATCTCTTAATGGTTACAAGGTGTTATTGCATGGCTATAAAGAAGCCAATAATGGCCGGGTGCACATTGAAGATCATTTGGAGCAACTAGAGATTCCCCTTGCTGACACGCCGGAGCAGGCTAAACAATTATTAGAGCGTCACCATATTGCTTATTTACCATTGCAGGCTTTTGCTCCGATAGCACAGACGATGATGGGATGGAAAGCTCGCTATGGTCTTCGTACACCAATCAATACGGTTGTGCGCGCGCTTAATCCTGGAGCCGCCAAGTTAGGGGTTCGTGGGAGCTTTCATCCCGGTTTTCAGCAATTGCATGCAGAGGTTGACCAAGTCATTGATCGAAAAAGTTTATCGGTAATTTCTTATAAAGGTCAAAATGGAGAATCAGAATATAACCCCAAAGTGAGCCAAACCGTTTGGTTGAGTAATCAAGATGGCGTGACCTCTTATTATTGGCCTGAAATGCTCAAAGAACATAGGTCATTTCCAGATTCTTTTTCTGCTTTTGCGGCTTCACAACAAGGCGCTCATATTGCCAGTATTGTCATTTCCAGCATGGCGGCTATTTTATTTGCAGCTCACCAAAATGAAGATTTAGCTCATGAGCAAGCTTGTGGTTTCTGGGAGCAATATTGCCGAGATCATTCGTAA
- a CDS encoding DUF3413 domain-containing protein, producing MVDSGNSYGERVSRLVSWGHWFAFFNIIIAMLIGTSFITQSPWPETILGQAYLLISWVGHFSFLVFGLYILILFPLTFIIPSRKLLRLFSVCFATICLTLLILDSQAYERLHLHLNPVVWELLLSKEKTAFNAEWQYLFAAVPVIFLLQIAISEWIWKKQRKLSRKQIGKPATIIFFLCFISSHLIYIWADAFFYSPITNQRANFPLSYPMTAKSFMEKHGLLDKDEYLERLEKNGKSSEVVNYPLEPLKFEGRGKKYNVLIVMIDNLRSDMLTQATMPTTFDFAKNNQNFVNHYSASNNIYGVFGLFYGLPSNYAASIKTQDTPPLFISTMNNRDYSMSAFSGDQFNNAKFYDEIFAPIDITKLSNRQTENDQETISEWQQWLSASTNKPWFSYIELSEVDKFEDNPTILPQFDTGSKKASDKLLAQYQSAAFTADQKVAQILNELEIKELYDNTIVIVTSNHGTEFNETKSNSWGSNTNFSRYQLQVPMVIHWPGKAPELFQHKTSHLDLSATLMQDLFQSSSNPYDFGSGKNLFNSTPRPWILAGDSDDIALITDDTTTVVDKFGNYKVYDQNYKRSEDIKPKLSIVLQGLSELKRFYRQSD from the coding sequence ATGGTAGATAGCGGAAATTCTTACGGAGAGCGAGTCTCTCGACTAGTCAGTTGGGGGCATTGGTTCGCCTTCTTCAATATTATTATAGCCATGCTTATTGGGACGAGCTTTATTACCCAATCACCATGGCCAGAGACGATTCTAGGTCAAGCTTACTTACTCATTTCTTGGGTAGGTCACTTTAGTTTCTTAGTTTTCGGTCTCTATATCTTGATATTGTTTCCGCTAACTTTCATTATCCCTTCGCGGAAATTGTTACGCTTATTCAGTGTCTGTTTTGCCACGATTTGCTTAACCTTATTGATTCTTGATAGCCAAGCTTACGAACGATTGCATTTGCACCTAAATCCCGTCGTTTGGGAGCTGTTATTAAGCAAAGAAAAAACCGCCTTTAATGCTGAGTGGCAATACTTATTTGCTGCTGTGCCGGTGATTTTCTTATTGCAAATCGCCATTTCAGAGTGGATCTGGAAAAAGCAACGTAAATTGTCTCGCAAGCAGATTGGTAAACCCGCTACCATCATTTTCTTTTTGTGCTTTATTAGTAGCCACCTAATTTACATTTGGGCGGATGCTTTTTTCTATAGCCCAATTACTAACCAAAGAGCGAACTTCCCACTGTCTTATCCAATGACGGCGAAATCCTTCATGGAGAAACACGGGCTTTTAGATAAAGATGAATATCTAGAACGTTTGGAAAAAAATGGTAAATCGAGTGAAGTAGTCAATTACCCTCTTGAACCACTTAAATTTGAGGGTCGAGGCAAAAAGTACAATGTCCTGATTGTCATGATTGATAATTTACGTAGCGACATGCTCACTCAAGCTACGATGCCGACAACGTTTGATTTTGCTAAAAATAATCAAAACTTCGTCAATCACTATAGTGCCAGTAACAATATCTATGGTGTCTTCGGGCTATTTTATGGGCTACCTAGCAACTATGCCGCGAGCATCAAAACCCAAGATACTCCACCGTTATTTATCTCAACTATGAATAACCGTGATTACTCGATGTCGGCTTTCAGCGGCGATCAGTTTAATAATGCCAAATTTTATGATGAGATTTTTGCGCCAATTGATATTACCAAATTAAGCAATCGCCAAACCGAGAACGATCAAGAAACTATTTCTGAATGGCAACAATGGCTCAGTGCAAGTACTAATAAGCCTTGGTTTAGTTACATTGAATTATCTGAAGTGGATAAATTTGAAGATAACCCGACCATTTTGCCTCAATTTGATACGGGCTCGAAAAAAGCGAGTGATAAATTATTAGCCCAATATCAATCTGCGGCATTCACTGCTGACCAAAAGGTTGCTCAGATCTTAAATGAATTAGAAATAAAAGAACTGTATGACAACACCATTGTCATCGTGACCTCAAATCACGGTACTGAGTTTAATGAAACGAAAAGTAACAGCTGGGGTTCAAACACCAACTTTAGCCGCTACCAATTACAAGTGCCAATGGTCATTCACTGGCCAGGAAAAGCACCAGAGTTATTTCAACATAAAACCAGTCATTTAGATTTATCGGCCACACTGATGCAGGATTTATTTCAGTCCTCTTCCAACCCTTATGACTTTGGTAGTGGGAAAAACTTATTTAATAGTACTCCTCGCCCATGGATATTGGCTGGAGACAGCGATGATATTGCACTCATTACCGACGATACTACAACGGTTGTCGATAAATTTGGCAACTATAAAGTCTACGATCAAAACTACAAACGCAGTGAAGATATCAAACCTAAGTTATCCATTGTGTTGCAAGGTTTATCAGAGCTTAAACGTTTTTATCGTCAAAGTGATTAG
- a CDS encoding YejL family protein: MPINSKYSDQKIEQILAEIAAVLKKHDANPDLSLMIAGNIATNILNSNVPKSQRKLIADKFSQALLSSIDD; encoded by the coding sequence ATGCCTATTAATTCAAAATACAGCGACCAAAAGATCGAACAAATTCTGGCAGAAATTGCTGCCGTGTTAAAAAAGCATGATGCAAATCCTGATCTGAGCTTAATGATAGCTGGTAATATAGCCACTAACATCTTGAACTCAAATGTGCCAAAATCTCAACGTAAACTCATTGCGGATAAATTTTCTCAAGCTCTTTTATCATCAATCGATGACTAA